In Arthrobacter sp. QXT-31, one genomic interval encodes:
- a CDS encoding MDR family MFS transporter, whose amino-acid sequence MSKTTAGPAPGETLTQRQTITVMVGLMLGMFLSSLDQTIVSTSIYTIANDLDGLSLQAWATTAYLITSTVTTPLYGKLSDIFGRRPLYLAAIVIFLAGSLYAGSVHSMTELAIARGIQGMGAGGLLALALTIIGDIVPLKDRAKFQGYFMSVFGISSVLGPVVGGAFAGSQNILGFDGWRWVFFINLPIGLAALVVVFLYLHLPARHFKQRIDYWGAAAITLAIVPLLLVAEQGRSWGWTSASSLTCYGLGVAGIIAFLLAERRAGDYALIPLRLFRNITFGLSSLLNFIIGIGMFGAIAMLPMYLQLVKGLTPTEAGLMMITFTIGILTGSITAGRTISASGTFRIFPIAGTAILTAAAVVMGLSLGADTDLWVPGLIAVFFGLGLGFCMQPLTLAMQVSVPAKDMGVGTSTAAFFRSMGGAVGTAVFISMLFSLAADRIANAMKDAMQNAAYLKVLQDPAVAADPANAKLYEFFRNGASNDSLNDTSWLHSANPVLTRPITEGFAQSIDAVMLTAAILTGVAFLISFALPNKKLTDPKAVAQEPAAAH is encoded by the coding sequence ATGTCCAAAACCACCGCAGGACCCGCACCCGGAGAGACCCTGACACAGCGGCAGACCATCACCGTCATGGTGGGGCTGATGCTCGGCATGTTCCTGTCCTCGCTGGACCAGACCATCGTGTCCACGTCGATCTACACCATTGCCAACGACCTGGACGGGCTGTCCCTGCAGGCGTGGGCCACCACCGCGTACCTCATCACGTCCACGGTCACCACACCGCTGTACGGCAAGCTCAGCGATATCTTCGGCCGCCGCCCGCTCTACCTCGCGGCGATCGTCATCTTCCTGGCCGGCTCGCTGTATGCCGGCTCGGTGCACTCGATGACCGAGCTGGCCATCGCCCGCGGCATCCAGGGCATGGGCGCCGGCGGCCTGCTGGCCCTGGCGCTGACCATCATCGGCGACATCGTCCCGCTCAAGGACCGGGCGAAGTTCCAGGGCTACTTCATGTCCGTCTTCGGCATCTCCTCGGTGCTGGGCCCCGTGGTGGGCGGCGCTTTCGCCGGTTCCCAGAACATCCTGGGCTTCGACGGCTGGCGCTGGGTCTTCTTCATCAACCTGCCCATCGGCCTGGCCGCCCTGGTTGTCGTGTTCCTCTACCTCCACCTGCCCGCCAGGCACTTCAAGCAGCGGATCGACTACTGGGGCGCCGCCGCCATCACCCTGGCCATCGTGCCGCTGCTGCTCGTCGCCGAACAGGGCCGCAGCTGGGGCTGGACGTCGGCCAGCTCCCTCACCTGCTACGGCCTGGGCGTGGCCGGCATCATTGCATTCCTGCTGGCCGAACGGCGCGCCGGGGACTACGCGCTGATCCCGCTGCGCCTCTTCCGCAACATCACCTTCGGGCTGTCCTCGCTGCTGAACTTCATCATCGGCATCGGCATGTTCGGCGCCATCGCGATGCTGCCCATGTACCTGCAGCTGGTCAAGGGCCTCACACCCACCGAAGCCGGACTGATGATGATCACCTTCACCATCGGCATCCTGACCGGCTCCATCACCGCCGGACGCACCATCTCGGCGTCGGGCACCTTCCGGATCTTCCCGATCGCGGGCACCGCCATCCTGACCGCCGCCGCCGTCGTCATGGGGCTCTCGCTCGGCGCCGACACCGACCTATGGGTCCCAGGACTGATCGCCGTCTTCTTCGGCCTGGGCCTGGGCTTCTGCATGCAGCCGCTCACCCTCGCAATGCAGGTCTCGGTGCCCGCGAAGGACATGGGTGTGGGCACCTCCACCGCCGCGTTCTTCCGCTCGATGGGCGGCGCCGTGGGCACGGCGGTGTTCATCTCCATGCTGTTCAGCCTGGCCGCCGACAGGATCGCCAACGCCATGAAGGACGCCATGCAGAACGCGGCCTACCTCAAGGTCCTCCAGGACCCCGCCGTTGCCGCCGACCCCGCCAACGCCAAGCTGTACGAGTTCTTCAGGAACGGTGCCAGCAACGACTCCCTCAATGACACCAGCTGGCTGCACTCCGCCAACCCGGTGCTCACCCGGCCCATCACCGAGGGCTTTGCCCAGTCGATCGACGCCGTCATGCTCACCGCCGCCATCCTCACCGGCGTCGCCTTCCTCATCAGCTTCGCGCTGCCGAACAAGAAACTGACCGACCCCAAGGCAGTGGCCCAGGAGCCCGCGGCCGCCCACTAG
- a CDS encoding NAD(P)-dependent malic enzyme gives MSTETIAPIDTSAAAELTDQEIFAAHEGGKLSIASTVPLSNKRDLSIAYTPGVAQVSRAIHADPELAKSHTWAQRLVAVVSDGTAVLGLGNIGASASLPVMEGKSALFKAFGELDSIPLVLNTTDVDEIVETLVRLRPSFGAVNLEDIAAPRCFELEEKLIEALDCPVMHDDQHGTAVVVLAALTGAAKVTGRGLEELRVVISGAGAAGIAIAEILLTAGIEDVVLLDSRGVINSGRADIAADPASKKAQMAQRSNPRGISGGPGEALLGADVFVGVSSSKLDEEHLKLMNHSSIVFALSNPDPEVLPEVASKYAAVVATGRSDFPNQINNVLAFPGIFRGALDAGARRITPEMKVAAARAIAELADDKLSASYIVPSPLDPRVAPAVTAAVAAAAEAEAEAN, from the coding sequence GTGTCCACTGAAACCATTGCTCCGATTGACACCAGTGCAGCCGCAGAGCTGACTGACCAGGAAATTTTCGCTGCCCACGAGGGCGGCAAGCTTTCCATCGCCAGCACCGTTCCCCTCAGCAACAAGCGCGACCTTTCCATCGCCTACACGCCGGGCGTTGCCCAGGTCAGCCGCGCCATCCACGCCGACCCGGAGCTTGCCAAGAGCCACACCTGGGCCCAGCGCCTCGTGGCCGTCGTCAGCGACGGCACGGCCGTCCTTGGCCTGGGAAACATCGGCGCCAGCGCCTCGCTGCCCGTCATGGAGGGCAAGTCCGCCCTGTTCAAGGCCTTCGGCGAGCTGGACTCCATCCCGCTGGTCCTGAACACCACCGACGTGGACGAGATCGTGGAGACCCTCGTCCGGCTGCGCCCCAGCTTCGGCGCCGTCAACCTCGAGGACATCGCCGCCCCGCGCTGCTTCGAGCTGGAAGAGAAGCTCATCGAGGCCCTGGACTGCCCCGTCATGCACGATGACCAGCACGGCACCGCCGTCGTGGTCCTCGCCGCGCTCACCGGAGCCGCCAAGGTCACCGGCCGCGGGCTCGAGGAGCTCCGAGTCGTGATCTCCGGCGCCGGCGCCGCAGGCATCGCCATCGCCGAAATCCTGCTCACGGCGGGCATCGAGGACGTGGTCCTGCTGGATTCGCGCGGCGTGATCAACTCCGGGCGCGCCGACATCGCCGCCGACCCCGCCAGCAAGAAGGCCCAGATGGCGCAGCGCAGCAATCCGCGCGGCATCTCCGGCGGTCCGGGTGAGGCGCTGCTGGGCGCAGACGTCTTCGTCGGCGTCTCCTCCTCCAAGCTGGACGAGGAGCACCTGAAGCTGATGAACCACAGCTCCATCGTGTTCGCACTGTCCAACCCGGACCCGGAAGTCCTGCCCGAGGTCGCGTCCAAATACGCCGCGGTAGTGGCCACCGGCCGCAGCGACTTCCCGAACCAGATCAACAACGTCCTGGCGTTCCCCGGCATCTTCCGCGGCGCGCTCGACGCCGGTGCGCGCCGCATCACCCCCGAGATGAAGGTTGCCGCAGCCCGCGCCATCGCCGAACTGGCCGATGACAAGCTGTCCGCGTCCTACATCGTGCCCAGCCCGCTGGACCCCCGCGTGGCGCCCGCTGTCACGGCCGCGGTCGCCGCGGCCGCCGAAGCCGAAGCCGAAGCCAACTAA
- the rraA gene encoding ribonuclease E activity regulator RraA — MTASPANAAVNTADLYDERGEELNSISLQFQSLGGHTHFSGPVRTVRCLEDNALVKSILATPGNGAVLVVDGGGSLRTALMGDLIAASAVANGWAGVVINGAIRDREAIAELPLGVKALGSNPRKSAKAGAGETDVDVLIDGVTIRAGATIWCDPDGILVER, encoded by the coding sequence ATGACCGCTTCGCCTGCCAATGCCGCCGTCAACACCGCCGACCTCTACGACGAGCGCGGCGAGGAACTCAACTCCATCTCCCTGCAGTTCCAGTCCCTGGGGGGCCACACGCATTTCAGCGGCCCCGTCCGGACGGTGCGCTGCCTGGAGGACAACGCCCTCGTCAAAAGCATTCTGGCCACACCCGGCAACGGCGCCGTGCTCGTCGTCGACGGCGGCGGCTCCCTGCGGACCGCACTGATGGGGGACCTGATCGCGGCGAGCGCCGTGGCAAACGGGTGGGCCGGCGTCGTCATTAACGGCGCCATCCGCGACCGTGAGGCGATCGCCGAACTCCCCCTCGGCGTCAAGGCCCTGGGCAGCAATCCGCGCAAGAGCGCCAAGGCGGGGGCGGGCGAGACCGACGTGGACGTGCTGATCGACGGCGTGACGATCCGCGCCGGCGCCACGATCTGGTGCGACCCGGACGGCATCCTCGTCGAGCGCTGA
- a CDS encoding TetR/AcrR family transcriptional regulator, translated as MPDLPPMAAPPSLPRQLRRYNRILEVAAGFARKGLKSVTLSEVAAQANVPLGTLYRYFPSATHLMLALYRHQLGELKTGTGAVRIHALSGVAMEIFHMRVMQPAVEQCLSQGVYIKDRDTTGLLREIDSLAERAVTAVCGDAAVARVLLLTVAGLVQSVRCRRLSLFEAEEDLKKACSLLMPTPRLARNTA; from the coding sequence ATGCCTGATCTTCCGCCCATGGCCGCCCCGCCCTCCCTTCCCCGGCAGCTGCGCCGCTACAACCGGATCCTGGAGGTTGCCGCCGGCTTCGCGCGGAAGGGCCTCAAGTCCGTAACCCTCTCCGAGGTGGCTGCGCAGGCCAACGTTCCGCTCGGCACCCTGTACCGCTACTTTCCCTCCGCCACGCACCTGATGCTGGCCCTTTACCGGCACCAGCTCGGTGAGCTGAAGACGGGGACCGGGGCCGTCCGCATCCATGCACTCTCCGGCGTTGCCATGGAAATCTTCCACATGCGCGTCATGCAGCCTGCCGTTGAGCAGTGCCTCAGCCAGGGCGTGTACATCAAGGACCGGGACACCACCGGCCTGCTGCGCGAGATCGACTCCCTGGCGGAACGCGCCGTCACGGCGGTCTGCGGGGACGCGGCTGTGGCCCGGGTCCTGCTGCTGACGGTCGCCGGTCTAGTCCAGTCGGTCCGCTGCCGCCGACTTTCCCTGTTTGAAGCCGAGGAGGACCTCAAGAAGGCCTGCTCGCTGCTGATGCCCACGCCCCGGCTGGCACGGAACACCGCGTAA
- a CDS encoding MFS transporter, whose translation MSLSDIPGAVPDPGLVGTRRSAALAEPTERVRPLWVTGVVLVNLGINAAFFGPIQVLLGQQAEHFDPGQKEAILALVTGAGAAVSLVANPLFGAFSDRTTSRFGRRVPWVLAGAVLGAAALVGLAGAPNVAAMTLLWCLVQAGCNGAYAAITAAVPDRVPVPQRATVGGLAAMGQTAGILAGAVIAAVVSGNFVLGYIICATALVAGVVMYLVKSDDDPLPAGAAQPMNWAGFLLGFIRPLRHPDFAWAWITRLLVNIGNHMVTLYLLFFLADAVHLKETTGLEPAFGVLVLTGLYAVFVIITSVIGGRLSDRMGKRKPLVIASSVIIALASLILAFAPTWTGGIIGASVLGIGFGAYLAVDFALITQVLPNAADRGKDLGVINIANSLPQVIAPALAWPFVTLWGGYVSLYVAAAVIGLLGAVFVVKIKGVD comes from the coding sequence ATGAGCCTGTCCGACATACCCGGTGCGGTACCCGACCCCGGCCTGGTGGGCACCCGGCGCTCCGCCGCGCTCGCTGAACCGACGGAACGCGTCAGGCCGCTCTGGGTCACGGGCGTGGTGCTGGTCAACCTCGGCATCAACGCGGCATTTTTCGGCCCCATCCAGGTGCTCCTCGGACAGCAGGCGGAACATTTCGACCCCGGGCAGAAGGAAGCCATCCTCGCCCTGGTCACCGGTGCCGGCGCAGCGGTGTCGCTGGTGGCGAATCCGCTGTTTGGCGCCTTCAGCGACCGCACTACGTCCCGGTTCGGCCGTCGGGTGCCGTGGGTGCTGGCGGGCGCCGTTCTGGGTGCCGCGGCGCTGGTGGGCCTGGCGGGCGCGCCGAACGTGGCGGCGATGACGCTGCTGTGGTGCCTGGTCCAGGCAGGCTGCAACGGTGCCTATGCCGCGATCACCGCGGCCGTTCCTGACCGCGTCCCCGTCCCGCAGCGCGCGACTGTGGGTGGGCTGGCGGCGATGGGGCAGACGGCCGGGATCCTGGCCGGTGCGGTGATTGCCGCCGTCGTGAGCGGAAACTTCGTGCTGGGCTACATCATCTGTGCGACGGCACTCGTGGCTGGCGTCGTGATGTACCTGGTCAAGAGCGACGACGACCCCCTCCCGGCAGGGGCTGCCCAGCCAATGAACTGGGCGGGCTTCCTGCTCGGGTTCATCAGGCCGCTGCGGCACCCGGACTTCGCCTGGGCCTGGATCACCCGGCTGCTGGTCAACATCGGCAACCACATGGTCACCCTGTACCTGCTGTTTTTCCTGGCGGACGCCGTGCACCTGAAGGAGACCACCGGCCTCGAGCCTGCCTTCGGCGTGCTGGTGCTGACCGGGCTGTACGCCGTGTTCGTGATCATCACCAGCGTAATAGGCGGCAGGCTCAGCGACAGGATGGGCAAGCGCAAGCCGCTGGTCATCGCCTCGTCCGTAATCATTGCGCTGGCATCACTGATCCTGGCCTTCGCCCCCACCTGGACGGGCGGCATCATCGGTGCCAGCGTTCTGGGGATCGGGTTCGGCGCGTACCTCGCCGTGGACTTTGCACTGATCACCCAGGTGCTTCCCAACGCAGCCGACCGCGGCAAGGACCTGGGCGTCATCAACATCGCCAACTCCCTGCCGCAGGTCATCGCCCCGGCGCTGGCGTGGCCCTTCGTCACGCTGTGGGGCGGCTACGTGTCCCTCTATGTAGCCGCGGCCGTCATCGGCCTGCTGGGCGCGGTGTTCGTGGTGAAGATCAAGGGCGTTGACTAG
- a CDS encoding tetratricopeptide repeat protein yields MSAGQFPGPIYRDTRDLTPFGGGKVRTPVRELAEGMGGLIHGMLGGGDGRISVDGSVPRLKLLPGKAARTVYDAIFFNTDPNRLIAAGRAYPGWAGLCCVMAGLLAYRQGGYLRAAELLQRGLSIRNDDEANQFAASYLTRVVTRVEVAERIVVPVLFSEESVFLALSHSLRETGQTEAALETLVRLPPSLPTALARCALAADLGRDQEVVVWTEGLMNADDLSAALLLVRARSLRRLGAHAQAQQALKEVLRRQKTSMSLRNDALTDRALMLLDNGRKSLNPREWQRGRQAELETFEVIRKDIEARRAWEQKWKQFGGD; encoded by the coding sequence ATGAGCGCGGGGCAGTTTCCAGGACCGATCTACCGCGACACGCGTGACCTCACGCCATTCGGCGGGGGCAAGGTCCGCACCCCGGTGCGCGAACTGGCCGAGGGCATGGGCGGACTCATCCACGGCATGCTCGGCGGCGGGGACGGGCGGATCAGCGTGGACGGCAGCGTCCCGCGGCTCAAGCTGCTGCCCGGAAAAGCGGCCAGGACCGTGTACGACGCCATCTTCTTCAACACCGACCCCAACCGGCTCATCGCGGCCGGCCGTGCTTATCCCGGCTGGGCCGGGCTCTGCTGCGTGATGGCCGGCCTCCTCGCGTACAGGCAGGGCGGCTACCTGCGTGCCGCCGAGCTGCTGCAGCGGGGGCTTTCCATCAGGAACGACGACGAGGCCAACCAGTTTGCCGCCAGTTACCTTACGCGGGTGGTCACCCGGGTGGAGGTGGCCGAACGCATCGTGGTGCCGGTGCTGTTCAGCGAGGAGTCGGTGTTCCTCGCACTCTCGCATTCCCTCCGGGAAACGGGGCAGACCGAGGCGGCCCTTGAAACGCTGGTCCGGCTACCGCCATCGTTGCCCACCGCGCTGGCGAGGTGTGCACTCGCCGCCGACCTCGGCCGGGACCAGGAAGTGGTCGTCTGGACCGAGGGGCTGATGAACGCCGACGATCTCTCCGCGGCGCTGCTCCTGGTGCGCGCGCGTTCCCTGCGCCGGCTCGGCGCCCATGCCCAGGCCCAGCAGGCTCTGAAGGAAGTTCTGCGCCGGCAGAAGACCAGCATGTCCCTGCGCAACGACGCCCTGACGGACCGGGCCCTGATGCTGCTGGACAACGGACGGAAGTCCCTCAACCCGCGGGAATGGCAGCGCGGCCGGCAGGCCGAGCTCGAAACCTTTGAAGTCATCCGCAAGGACATCGAGGCGCGCCGGGCCTGGGAACAGAAGTGGAAGCAGTTCGGCGGCGACTGA
- a CDS encoding thermonuclease family protein, translating into MTSQNAGHRVLLKSASVTAIAALTLTACTGNNSQPASNASPNNAASEAKVIRVIDGDTFVATTAAGEKTIRLLNVDTPETKDPNAPVECLGPEATAALEQLLPVGSSVRLELDEEPTDKYGRTLAGVFDSKGTLINAEVARQGLGVPVLIEPNRKFYPAVVDAFEEAHTRAVGLNSTDLACLPAQQVEKAVAAVETITSLPVSESTSALDKSNAGLVTALATIAALKTAAAAKNKVHWAAYEPSRLTALVSRLNSAASAAKARQAAIKSKKKSIADAAAAAKAAKVKAEAAAKAAAAKAAAEAAAAAKAKADAEAAAAAEAERIRNLPPVYVPPAPPAYTPPAYAPPAAPAPVTDPYAGYTGPRCYAPGGKTWRPCG; encoded by the coding sequence TTGACATCACAAAACGCAGGACATCGCGTCCTGCTCAAATCCGCCTCTGTTACGGCCATAGCGGCGCTGACGCTCACGGCATGCACAGGCAATAACTCCCAGCCGGCCTCCAACGCTAGCCCGAACAACGCAGCCAGCGAGGCTAAAGTCATTCGTGTCATCGACGGAGACACATTTGTAGCAACGACCGCTGCAGGGGAGAAGACTATTCGCCTGCTCAACGTAGATACACCGGAAACCAAGGACCCGAACGCGCCGGTGGAGTGCTTGGGACCCGAAGCTACGGCCGCTCTGGAACAACTCCTTCCAGTCGGCTCGTCGGTCAGACTGGAGCTCGACGAAGAGCCAACCGACAAGTACGGACGGACACTCGCCGGCGTTTTCGATTCAAAAGGAACTTTGATCAATGCCGAAGTCGCACGCCAAGGCTTGGGCGTTCCCGTGCTCATAGAGCCGAATCGCAAGTTCTATCCGGCGGTTGTGGATGCCTTTGAAGAGGCCCATACGCGCGCCGTCGGACTAAACTCCACAGATCTCGCCTGCCTGCCCGCTCAGCAGGTTGAGAAAGCAGTGGCGGCGGTGGAAACCATCACTTCCCTCCCCGTATCGGAATCGACGTCAGCACTCGATAAATCCAATGCGGGCCTTGTAACTGCTCTTGCGACAATTGCTGCACTCAAGACAGCCGCAGCAGCTAAAAACAAAGTCCATTGGGCCGCGTACGAGCCATCCAGGCTGACTGCGCTCGTCTCACGACTGAACTCCGCTGCTTCAGCGGCGAAAGCGCGCCAGGCAGCAATCAAGAGTAAGAAGAAAAGCATTGCTGATGCCGCAGCAGCAGCGAAGGCCGCCAAGGTGAAAGCTGAAGCCGCAGCCAAGGCGGCGGCGGCAAAGGCCGCGGCTGAGGCTGCAGCGGCGGCCAAGGCCAAGGCAGATGCCGAAGCGGCCGCCGCCGCCGAGGCAGAACGCATCAGAAACCTCCCTCCAGTCTATGTTCCGCCTGCTCCACCTGCCTACACTCCGCCGGCATACGCACCGCCCGCTGCTCCGGCACCCGTCACCGACCCGTACGCCGGTTATACCGGCCCGCGATGCTATGCGCCGGGAGGCAAGACGTGGAGGCCGTGCGGATAA
- a CDS encoding winged helix-turn-helix transcriptional regulator, with protein MKVSPPVDAFPSAGGIFPAGCPSRTVLDHVTSKWGVLILVALSEGPQRWSELRRRAQGISEKMLAQTLKTLEADGFVRRAAQPVIPPRVDYSLTGRGEELAALLLPLVSWVAEHAEEIVNRPRC; from the coding sequence ATGAAGGTAAGTCCCCCGGTCGACGCGTTTCCCTCCGCCGGCGGCATCTTCCCCGCGGGATGCCCCAGCCGGACGGTGCTGGACCACGTCACCAGCAAGTGGGGTGTGCTGATCCTCGTGGCCCTGTCCGAAGGTCCCCAGCGCTGGAGTGAACTCCGGCGCCGGGCCCAGGGCATCAGCGAGAAGATGCTGGCCCAGACGCTGAAGACACTCGAGGCAGACGGGTTTGTCCGCCGGGCTGCCCAGCCGGTCATCCCTCCCCGGGTGGACTACAGCCTGACCGGCCGCGGCGAGGAGCTCGCCGCCCTGCTGCTGCCGCTCGTGTCCTGGGTGGCCGAACACGCCGAGGAGATCGTGAACCGCCCCCGCTGCTAG
- a CDS encoding sugar porter family MFS transporter translates to MSTDKQTTARIPKRVIWLALAGAVGGFLFGFDSSVVNGAVDAMKDEFALSEAVTGFAVAVALLGCAAGAYLAGKVADRYGRIPAMKLGALLFFVSALGTGFAFSVWDLIFWRLVGGLGIGLASVIAPAYISEISPRHVRGRLASLQQLAITTGIFAALLSDALFATSAGGAHQAFWLGIEAWRWMFLAAAVPAVLYGVISYTLPESPRFLVVQGKEDLARKVFDSIAPDEDTDRHLREIREAIEEDQLAGLKGSLRGKSFGLQAVVWIGITLSVLQQFVGINVIFYYSTTLWKAVGFQEKDSLAISVATSVTNILVTLVAIALVDRIGRRPILLAGSVGMAVSLGAMALAFASATGTGSDITLPGAWGPVALVAANVFVISFGASWGPLVWVLLGEIFPARIRARALGLAAAAQWIANFAITLSFPVMAAGSLPLTYAMYALFAAASFFFVMYKVPETNGMSLEQAETLFVPKGSVKV, encoded by the coding sequence ATGTCCACCGACAAGCAAACAACCGCCAGGATTCCCAAGCGGGTGATCTGGCTGGCGCTTGCCGGCGCTGTGGGCGGCTTCCTGTTCGGCTTCGACTCCTCCGTGGTCAACGGCGCCGTGGATGCCATGAAGGACGAATTCGCCCTGAGCGAGGCCGTCACCGGTTTCGCCGTGGCCGTGGCGCTGCTCGGCTGTGCGGCCGGCGCCTACCTGGCCGGCAAGGTGGCTGACCGCTACGGCCGCATCCCCGCCATGAAGCTGGGGGCACTGCTGTTCTTCGTCAGCGCCCTCGGAACCGGCTTCGCCTTCAGCGTCTGGGACCTCATTTTCTGGCGCCTCGTGGGTGGGCTCGGCATCGGTCTGGCCTCGGTGATCGCGCCGGCCTACATCTCCGAAATTTCACCGCGGCACGTCCGCGGCCGGCTCGCGTCGCTGCAGCAGCTGGCCATCACCACGGGTATCTTCGCCGCTCTGCTGTCCGACGCCCTGTTCGCGACGTCTGCGGGCGGAGCACACCAGGCATTCTGGCTGGGCATCGAGGCCTGGCGCTGGATGTTCCTGGCCGCCGCTGTTCCGGCCGTGCTCTACGGCGTGATCTCCTACACGCTGCCTGAGTCCCCCCGCTTCCTGGTGGTCCAGGGCAAGGAGGACCTGGCCCGGAAGGTCTTCGACTCCATCGCCCCGGACGAGGACACGGACCGCCACCTGCGTGAAATCCGCGAGGCAATCGAGGAGGACCAGCTCGCCGGCCTGAAGGGATCCCTCCGCGGCAAGTCGTTCGGCCTGCAGGCGGTAGTCTGGATCGGCATTACCCTCTCCGTCCTGCAGCAGTTTGTGGGCATCAACGTGATCTTCTACTACTCCACGACGCTCTGGAAGGCCGTGGGCTTCCAGGAGAAGGATTCGCTGGCCATCTCGGTGGCCACGTCCGTCACCAACATCCTGGTCACGCTCGTGGCCATCGCCCTCGTGGACAGGATCGGCCGCCGTCCCATCCTGCTGGCCGGCTCGGTTGGCATGGCCGTTTCCCTCGGTGCCATGGCCCTGGCCTTCGCCTCGGCCACGGGCACGGGCTCCGACATCACGCTGCCCGGCGCCTGGGGACCTGTCGCCCTCGTTGCCGCCAATGTGTTCGTGATCAGCTTCGGCGCCTCCTGGGGACCGCTGGTGTGGGTGCTGCTGGGCGAGATCTTCCCGGCCCGGATCCGAGCCCGCGCCCTGGGCCTGGCCGCCGCTGCCCAGTGGATCGCCAACTTCGCCATCACGCTGAGCTTCCCCGTGATGGCCGCAGGCTCGCTGCCGCTGACGTACGCCATGTACGCGCTCTTCGCGGCGGCCTCGTTCTTCTTCGTCATGTACAAGGTGCCGGAGACGAACGGCATGTCGCTGGAACAGGCTGAGACCCTGTTTGTTCCGAAGGGGTCCGTCAAGGTCTGA
- a CDS encoding SDR family oxidoreductase, protein MTIVITGATGQLGRLVVEALLDSGVPAEQIVAAGRSTDRIADLGERGVQVRSIDYSQPDSLRQAFAGADKVLLVSGSEVGQRVEQHRNAVEAAKEAGVGLIAYTSIANADTTAMQLAAEHLATEEILRDSGVPFVLLRNGWYLENYTGQLPVQLQHGAVLGSAGDGRVSAAARADYAAAAAAVLLRDGEAGKVYELGGDEAFTLSELAGEVSAASGQDVTYRNLPAEQYTDVLVEAGLPEAYAAILADSDLGIARGDLLVTTGDLSALLGRPTTPLREAVQAAAKSLQAS, encoded by the coding sequence ATGACCATCGTCATCACCGGAGCCACCGGCCAGCTCGGCCGCCTTGTTGTCGAAGCACTGCTGGACAGCGGGGTTCCCGCGGAGCAGATTGTGGCCGCAGGCCGGAGCACCGACAGGATCGCTGACCTCGGCGAACGCGGCGTCCAGGTCCGCAGCATCGACTACAGCCAGCCGGACTCGCTGCGCCAGGCGTTCGCGGGCGCGGACAAGGTCCTGCTGGTCTCAGGCAGCGAAGTAGGCCAGCGCGTGGAGCAGCACCGGAACGCGGTAGAAGCGGCCAAGGAAGCCGGCGTCGGGCTGATCGCCTACACCAGCATTGCCAACGCGGACACCACGGCCATGCAGCTGGCCGCCGAGCACCTCGCCACCGAGGAGATCCTCCGCGACTCCGGGGTCCCGTTCGTCCTGCTACGCAACGGCTGGTACCTGGAGAACTACACCGGCCAGCTTCCGGTTCAGCTCCAGCATGGCGCCGTTCTGGGCAGCGCCGGCGACGGTCGGGTGAGCGCGGCGGCCCGGGCCGACTACGCGGCAGCGGCCGCAGCGGTACTGCTCCGGGACGGCGAGGCCGGCAAGGTTTACGAGCTGGGCGGCGACGAGGCCTTCACCCTCAGTGAGCTGGCCGGGGAAGTCAGTGCAGCATCCGGGCAGGACGTGACGTACCGGAACCTGCCCGCAGAGCAGTACACCGACGTCCTGGTGGAAGCCGGACTGCCGGAGGCGTATGCAGCCATCCTTGCGGACAGCGACCTTGGCATCGCACGCGGCGATCTCCTGGTCACCACCGGCGATCTCAGTGCCCTGCTCGGCCGCCCCACCACACCGCTGCGCGAGGCCGTCCAGGCAGCCGCCAAGAGCCTCCAGGCAAGCTGA
- a CDS encoding DUF456 domain-containing protein, which produces MNAQTLVTVLCGLAILVGVAGTVIPVLPGSFLIGLGLLAWAIWGGEGVTGWVVFAVGMVFVLAGMAASAVLAGRKLKEHRIPSRSVAVGVVLGIAGMFVIPVVGLFVGFAAGLLLSEVLRTRHFRAALTSSWAALKATGLGMLAEFGLACLAASTWLVGVWVGAASA; this is translated from the coding sequence ATGAATGCCCAAACCCTTGTGACCGTCCTGTGCGGCCTGGCCATCTTGGTTGGCGTTGCCGGCACTGTTATCCCGGTGCTGCCGGGCAGCTTCCTGATCGGCCTGGGCCTGCTGGCGTGGGCAATCTGGGGCGGTGAGGGCGTGACCGGCTGGGTGGTCTTCGCCGTGGGCATGGTGTTCGTGCTGGCAGGCATGGCGGCCAGTGCTGTCCTCGCCGGCCGCAAACTGAAGGAGCACCGGATTCCCAGCCGGAGCGTCGCGGTGGGGGTTGTGCTGGGCATTGCGGGCATGTTCGTCATTCCCGTCGTGGGGCTGTTCGTGGGCTTCGCTGCCGGTCTGCTGCTCAGCGAAGTCCTGCGTACGCGCCATTTCCGGGCAGCGCTGACCTCCAGCTGGGCGGCCCTGAAGGCGACCGGACTGGGAATGCTCGCGGAGTTTGGCCTGGCCTGCCTCGCCGCCAGCACCTGGCTGGTGGGCGTGTGGGTGGGCGCCGCTTCGGCCTAG